A window of Sphaeramia orbicularis chromosome 8, fSphaOr1.1, whole genome shotgun sequence genomic DNA:
ctattggtgggtttgacctggctccaccTTCTGCGTTACACCCACTTATACTTaatttataagcaaaattatctttttttttttctttgattgccacttactgtcttttgctttCAAATCTTTCTTTGGTTTCAAATCTactctttttaattgcaaatccattatttttgattgatgaataaagaaacaaatggttCTCCatacaatagatctggaaaatctgatttcaacaaatatacatgaatatacccccccgcccccctgcacataaaacagaacacaatgagtaaagtgtcaagtacccacaatgcaatgcggcaaatatgccacagtataATTTTGTGACTGACTtggacactttttttcttttttgcttaattaaagcaaaaaaaaaaaaaatcttgaattaagcaaaaaaaaaaaaaaatctgccaatggaacaagtgaaaatgattttggtaagatttcttgaaataacattttccagatctattgtctaaaaatatattgacccagctgatgtcatcatatcaataaATGacatatatatgtgccaagtttgaagtaaattgaaacaaaatttatgttttttactcattataagtaaacagggttaaggttagaaacAGATTTAAAGCTTCATTGactaaaaaaaacagaaccagtgtccctgtccgtcagcatctgttctatgtggatcagaaccagttgactgtgtgaggttgttcaggttctgttctatgttccagttctgtggtctggatgaaggagatcaatctaactatagaagtgggcgggactttcactggaggagaactgaactcatccaatcacagtccatatatgacttctatcagtgatcaataggaactagactgatatctggaaccatttacatgttctaaaccatcaacagatggaccagtagaaggaaaggaacagttagaatattaaaaaaaaaaaaaaaactggacaaatTAATCAAAATGGACAAAGcaatcaacaaaatggaaaaaaaaaacaaataattaacaaaacagacaaaaatgcacagaaaaaggaacaaaaaaaaatgaacaaaataatcaacaaaatgaataaaataagtccatatatgacttctatcagtgatcaataggaactagactgatatctgaaaccatttacatgttctaaaccatcaacagatggactAGTAGAGGGAAAGGAGCAGTTAGAATATTtagaaaattcatcaaaaatccaaatttcttaaaactgtaaacaaacttttGTAAACATTgacccaaaaaagaaacaaaaaattagaAATTAATCCGACCTGTAGattttgtcagacatgtttgaaGACATtactgcggtggcccagaggtgcaacagcccaaaaaattatccactataagaaaaaatagagaacagctccaaaaattatccactataagaaaaaagagaacaatgGATCATTTTAtggactgttctttttttcttatagtggttaattttttgggctgttctctttttttcttacagtggttaattttttgggctgttgcacctctgggccaccgtacattaCTAACAAAGATGACACATTCGCAGTAACtcagacatttttttaatataattttcttgTCATACGTTTCATCTTTTTgtttcttgtgtcttttgttaCATCATTTCCGTTTCTTCTTCTAATATTAAATCTGAACAAAACCAACGACAAAAACTCCTGTTTTTCAATAGAGAAATTTATTCTTATTACCATTATTGCCATATCTGTGTACAGAAAATTTGGAAAAAGCTGGTGCAGATAATAAACATCCAACAAacttagaaaaacaaaaaacaaaacaaaacgacgTCCACTGAGAATTAACTGTAACCGTTAGATCAGGGAAAGTCTGAACGAATGAACTGGCATCCAAAACGACGAACCGTGGAGAGAAACCTAACGGACAAAAACAAACCCGTCTGAGGTCTGGAAGGATGCGTCCTCCTTCGTCCTCAGACGCTGGAATCAGACAGAAAACCAGCTGcgagtcaggggtgtccaacatacggcccgcggaccagaaccagaaccagaacatgagTCCGGTCCCTTCGAAAAATTACACCgaaaatatgaacagtcaaggatgttcaggTTCCATGTGTACGGTGGCAAATTAGTGCCACAtacgaaaataaaaacacctgtgactatgagaataaagtcgtaaaatgtGGAGATAATTttaagagaataaagtcaaacacaaaaagattcataattttacaagaatggagtcgtaatattatgagaaaatGTCGTAATTTTAAAAAAGACGAGAAAAATATCATAGTTTACAGAACAAAGTCATATCCACTGGTCTCATAATGTAAAAACTGTGAACATTTTGAGGTTCTACTTTCTTTTGGGGTTTACGCAAAAAGGCCAAATAccgagcctattagccccacccaccaaacacTGAGCCTATCAGCcccacccaccatcaacacattagcattagttgaaGGACTCTGATGACAGttcgcacacgtttgggtttgtttcatcgTAAGAACTGAACAAATTTGGAGCAAATTACTAAACTTACTAAAGGCTTACAATTTTCTAAATTACGACTTTTTATCACACTATTGCaagttattttcaaaatattacaaatttaaagtacatttttttcattaaatgtagtgtttttttaaactacaactttattctcataatattatgactttattctcggactgacaggtgtttttatttttccgatgtgGCGCTAATACGCCGTTGTACACATGCGATaacaagtcaaataataatatataaccaTAAATACTGAAAGCTACAAATtatctccttggtttaatgtgaaaaaagtaaatttatataatgaaaatatttaaatttttaaaatatcccgtcacaataaaatgtgaataaaatgaatatgaaaaacctgaaatgtttaaataaaaatgtgtaattttactgatattctgcctgttattacctgtttttgtgcatttgttgatctagttttaaaaataaagttattgcCTTTTACTTTGCACATAACAGTTTATTTgaacagtttattgttgcacctttttctgtttaattacatagatgtttttttttttacccagttctgtttttatttattctgtatagtTTGTTCGTTCTTGTGTTccattttttatttcttatattctatttttactgtttgatgctgctgctgcttcatgaAATTTCCCagattgggatcaataaagtttatttattatctaatattgttgaaattccactTTTATATAATATAGATATTTCAGGGTggacatggttgttcaggttattcacatttttatcatatgaTTTaactttcacattaaaacaaagagacaaatgtggattattatttattggttattattgtcctggtctgatccacttcagacctAGACCAGAATGAGTCCAACAGTCCTGGTCTAAGTCCAGACCATATTCTGTCTGTTGTctctaaggctccgcccacacagcaGGTCATAATGTGcaattcagatgtttttttgggtgaaatccgatttttttgtgtgttggttcatattccacattaaatgcgacatctatcagttttgagtctgaactgaatgtgaccctgaagtgacccacatgcactaaagaggtcctgatggaatacgagaccacgcagGCTTTATGAAAAGAAATACAGAGGCATCAGGTCTCTGCGCGGAATTctaacgtttgtcgcatttcaatgacataaaggtcggataaatgcgatctggatgttcagactgaagtcgcattgaaaaatatcagatctgtatcagatctaggaccacatatgaaagtggtctgggtcgaatttaggaccacatatgaaagtggtctgggtcagattagtgctgttcaaaatgtctttaacagataaaaaaaaatggtatttgtGCCACGTTTGTCtgcagtgtgaacgcagcctTAGAAAAAACATCTGAGTTTGTTTTCCTGAATTAAACCGTGAGCTCTAAGTCTGAACTGATTCCAACGTTTAGTatcaaagtagaaaaaaaaaaaaaaaatcacacaacgGTTACAGTCGTCCCTGCAGACGGAACGCGAGGCCGGCGTCGTCACATTCTGTGCAGCTACTGTTTCATGGAGTACAAGCAAAATATGAGGTAATTAAGGTCCGAAAATACATGACATCAGTCTGGAAACAAATAAGACACTTGGATTCAACGTGAAATCAGCTGTTCGTCAGatctatttaacccttaaagacccaaacgtctgcctttaatccttaaagacccaaatgtccacctttaatccttaaagacccaaacgtccacctttaacccttaaagacccaaacatccacctttaacccttaaagacctaaatgtccacctttaacccttaaagacctaaatgtccacctttaatccttaaaaacCTAAATgtccacccttaacccttaaagacccaaacatccacctttaacccttaaagacctaaatgtccacctttaacccttaaagacctaaatgtccacctttaacccttaaagacctaaatgtccacctttaaccgaaaccatctactgatctaaactgtttaacacctgttgatccacgaatcctatcaatccatgtcaataatcggtctaaaatacagttcttcatcttttcatggtcatcagatatgaccatatttgggcattcagaggctccatagttaccgtggaaacaccgtcatcttctccaacattgattccccagtaaaacccatggagttggatcaatgacagtggatggacacactgggtttatgttcagttaatgacagatcgGACTTAAAAAgacacttttacttcagtttttctctgattttgatgtaataattttttaatttactcagagttttaaagaatatctatatgatcagtgaattaaatatagaaaatacctgatttacactgaaaaaaatctaaaatctagaggataatatttgaataaatgaagataaatgtaGTGAACTGGGCCTTTAAGTGTTAAATGAATTGAACAAACACTAAAGGAGACGACAGATCGAGTGAATCCAATCAAACACAGTCGCTGTTCAGAACATGACGACGCCGTAGAAATCACACTCCAGAGGTGTTTAGTGGGCGTGTCCACCCGGTGGCGGCCATTGTCCTGCTGGTTTTAGCTCCACCCAGGTCACATGGCTCCTCCTACGTTGGCGTTCTCTGAGGCCGAGGTTGCATCGATAAACGGAGAATGAAAAAAAGTCTCTGTGTTTTTCTCCCAAATCCGGGTTCAGAGTCTCCGCCTCCTCAGTGTTTTTAGTCACATGGTTCTTCCTCGGCGTCCGATGACGACTAGAATCTGCTCGTCTTCAGTTCAGAGGAAGCACCGTCCTTGTCTTTTCCTCTGTGTTAATAAACCCCTTCCCCCCAGAACCCTCCCATGATGCATCAGTCGGCCACGCACGGCGCCTCCGTGCCTCATCTCTGGCCGTGGAGCGCCGAGACCACGGGTGGCTGCTGGGAGCCGCTGGGCGGGGCCCCAGGGGGCCACATGGGCGTCTGCTGGATGTGGTGGTAGTGGTGCATGTGGGCGCCGGTGGGCGACGCTGGGGGAAGCCACGCCCCCGCCTGGTGGCTGCCAGGCGGCGACGATGCCCAGAAGGAGCCGAATCCTGACGCGCTGGGCGGCGGGGAACACGCCATGGACGCCTGGGCGGGGCCTCCACTGCTGCAGTCGGATGCCCGCAGCTTGGAGAACATGGTGATGGCGTCGGGGAAGTTGGGGGGCGTGGCCGGGGTGTTTCTGGGCGTGCACATCTGGAAGAGGCAACGGGAGAACAAAGAGgttagtaaccatggaaacagtaGAAGAACAGAGTGAAATATTACCCATCAGCCCCTTCTCCACCACAGGAACTCTCCCTGATAAAAGTACGGGGCGGGACTTTACAGACTACCCAGAATTCTTGGGGATGGGGCTGTGTTCTAaagaacgctgattggtggaactcACTGTCAGCGTTCCACACTTATGTTTACACCAGCATACATCTTTTGAGGGTCTGTGTCTTATTGTCTTTTTCATCATAttgtgtcttgttgcatctttttcgtAGTATTGTCTTTTTCATCGTGTCATTTTCGTCATGTTGTGTCTTTTTCATCAtattgtgtcattttcatcttgtgtctttttcatCATGTTGCGTCTTTTTCATCATGTTGCGTCTTTTTCATCATGTTGCGTCTTTTTCGCAACGTCAAAGTGACTTAGGCGTCTCCATAAACTGACTTGTAGTTTATAGCGCAGCAGGTGGCGCAGTAGGCCACCATATCACATGACTTTAACTTTCACTGCAGAATTTAGTCAAAGGTGTTTTCATTTCCTCTGTGTTTATACTGTAACGTAGAAGTCTCAATAacctaaacaaaaaataatttgttgGGCGCCAGACAGGAGAAGGGTTAAATTACCTTCCTCCTGTCAAATTTATTACATATTAAACTTAAAGgtgaaagaaacaacaacaacaaaaaaaaagaaacccagcTGCTCACTTCATTGTTACAAAAGACATCTGTTAACACATAAAATTAAGGTTTCTTAACTTTCTCTCTGATAGATCAGCATTTCAAAATCATCTGCATAATCATCAAAACATTTCTTATTCTTCATCAACGCAAAAAAACCCCATCTTAAATCAggaattaaacattaaattaaacttaGGTAGTCCATTTCTGATCACAATAGGTTTTTCATGTAGGTataaagttcagttcagttcaattcaggggggatgtgtgtgtgtgagaaggggTAAAGATGTAGGGGGTCCAGTTCAGGGCAGGTTGGAGGTTAGGGGCATATAAGTGTAGagtaggggggagagagagaacacaGGGGGTTTCCTCAGGCCAGACAGGAGAAGCCAGGAGAGTTTGGGGAAAAAAGGGACTTATCTGGTTGGGGGGTGTCCTCCGAGAGAGAGTACTCCTGAGTCCGAGCAGGACAGGTCCGCCTGCTCCAGGGATTCAGCTTCTCTTTTTAAAATCTCCTGGGTCCACATCGGTCCATTTCCAGATTCTTCCGTTAAAATCAcattaaggttttctttttttgttcttccCTCCTTTCCTTGTCAATCTCACTTCTCCTTTTTTCTCTGACCTCCTTCCAGTCTCtcttttgtttgagtttccctccaaCACAGCTCTCAGTTGTGTCTCATTTATCAGcttcccttccccctccttaccagtgatgtcaTTGTTAAGTTCTACTTCCTGCTACAATACTTTGACAAAAACCACctcaagagtaaaaaaaaaatgagtgtttttgaatgtatctttttctggtgttaaatgttaaaacacattaaaagtaTCAAATGTGTGGACGTTCGATGTAAACAGGATGTGACTGGTCAATGGGGATTTGATCATTACTACGTGGTCCTGCTTTGGTTTACATAATGAAACCAGTCTGATACGAGACAGGATCCGGGTTTGGGTGAAGTCAACCCTTGGACACGTGTCCTCAGTGTCTCCGACACATTGTCACTTGGACAGTCCTCATGGGAGGCGCCACCTCCGGTGGAAATAGCATCAACGTGGTACATCAGGGTCCGAGTCCTGGGTCTGCATGAGGATCAGGTATCAGGACCAGAGGGGGGTCTCAGCTGTGGGTGACCAGGGGCTATTTACAGAAACAGGGTCCAGGTCCAGGAGTCCGTCATGAAAGACCGGACGGCGTCCACCAGAAGGTTTACGTCCACATCAGTCACTGGTCCTCACTGTGCGTTGGAAAAGTCCGATCAAATTCATCCTTCttgcatcttttttgtcttgttgcatctttttcatcATATTGCgtctttcatcttgttgcattttttatcttgttgcatctttttcatcATATTGCatctttttccatcttttttgtcCTGTTGTATCTTTTTTGTCATGTTGCATCTTAGCTTagtttttattctcatttttttttttacatcaaaatatgtttttttttttccattacaaaggtgtcatttaaagggttaaaaatatgacagttattgaatatttggtatttttgtttatggctccagttgctttaatacaaataaaaatgaacagagtTAAAACCATTCTGATGTTCTTTCTGTGTGGGTGGAGTTTGACTCTGTTCAGTCTTCTATTGTTTCCTTCTGTTAAACCTGTGACTCATATGGACAGGACATACAATGACACTTAAACACACCCCAGAGGAAACTGAACCAGACCCTCAGAGACTGAACCCAGACCAgctcctggacctggacctgatccaggactggaccaggtcGGAGCTTCAGGGACGGGAAACGCTCCCCTCCCCCGAGGCCAATCCATCAGAAACACGAAGCGTCCAGAGCCAGAAATAATAACAAACCTCTCACATGCTTCCTCAGGCCCCTCCCACGATCACCatggcaacaacaacaacaacaacaacaacacaatatggcaatagaaaacagacagaacacaactgcagatgttAAAGGCTGGACACCGCTGAAGGCTCAGTGAGACGAcaatcccagcatgcactggggtGGGTTAGTGGGGgcagacgcacacagacacacacacacacacacacacacacacacacactaaaacacacagacacaaacactcaCATAGATGCACaaagagacacagacacacaaacacagacgtacacacagacacacacaaacacatagacacagacacacatacaaaaagagacacagacacacaaacagacgcacatacagacacaaaaacacagacacacaaacacaaagagatacagatacacaaacacagacgcatacacagacacacacagacgcacaaagagacacagacacacaagcacagacgtacacacagacagacatacacacaaacacacagacgcacaagcacatacaaagacagacacacaaacacacacaaaaaaacgcacacacagacacacacccacacacacacacacacagtcgagTACAGGAAGATGGTTGCATAAGCAGCGCTGACGACACCCAACACTAAAAGGATGCAGCTTCGTGTTACACACTGATAACGTTACACACCCTGATGTTTGAGTCGCGGCGGCaccggcatgaaaaaaaaaaaactcctgatGTGGTTTGACGTCCAAACGAACCCACGGCACCACAGTGAACTCCTATAGCTGTGGGCTTCATTTCACAGCTGTGTGTGGACTCACCCACTTCCACTCATGTTCATCTGTTTGGGTCTAAACTCAGTGAAGACGTCGTGGTTTCACTCATGTTTTATTCACATCCTTCTATAAATGAATAATGACCGACTTCAAAACAGTTCAACAGACGGAATTTAGGAACAAAGACACAGTGACACTGGTCTAATGTAAAAGAGCCGGTTTGATCATTTAGAAACACTGaccctgtttacattcacaatgaaactctgatcagtatctgatcTGTGGATTTATCAGATTATTACTGATCATAAATCTGTTCCATTAAACTGATAAAGGGATCCCTCAGGGCACTGTTTTAGGCCCCATCATTCATATGCTTACATTTTTCAGGATTCTTACAGGTTTAATTTAAGTCTTTTTAGGACCTTTttatacagaagaggattagggccactggggaaaaaaaaggtctaatatatattttttattattattctgagaaaaaagtcagaattctgactttaatctcggaattctgactttttttctaagaattctaattttttttttttttttaatt
This region includes:
- the ubald2 gene encoding UBA-like domain-containing protein 2, with the protein product MSVNMDELRHQVMINQFVLTAGCAADQAKQLLQAAHWQFETALSSFFQEANIPSHHHHQMMCTPRNTPATPPNFPDAITMFSKLRASDCSSGGPAQASMACSPPPSASGFGSFWASSPPGSHQAGAWLPPASPTGAHMHHYHHIQQTPMWPPGAPPSGSQQPPVVSALHGQR